The sequence below is a genomic window from Oryzomonas sagensis.
CTTTTTCAAAACCGGTGACATGACATTTGAGACAGTGGGAAAGCGTCTCCTGATGTTTCTTTTGCAACGTCACGAAAGCCTTAGCGTGACGCGTTGTTTTCCAGCCTTTCACAAGATCTTCATGGCAACCGGCGCATGTTTCCGCTCCGGCATACTCGTCTGCAGCAGGCTGCGAATACCCCAGCGGCACATTGCCGAATGACACCAACAAGGCAACCGCAAGCGGAAAAACTGATCTACGTATCATGACTCTATGCTCCTTATTCAAGTGGATAGCCGGACTTCTTCCAACCTCTGATTGCCGGATTCAAAAGTATTTTCACATCGGTAAAGCCAAGACCAAGCAACTGAAAAGCCAAATCAGAACTATCAGTTTCACCAGGTCCACAATCGCAATAGGTCACAATAGGCTTATCCTTAGGTATTTCGGTAACGTCTGAATCGGTCAAATCTGCTTTCCAAGGAAAAGAAAGAGCTCCTTTTATATGACCGCTGTCATAAATCGATTTAAGCTGGGCATCCAATATGACGATATCGGCTTTTTTATCGATCAACGCTTTCAATTCGTCGTTTGTTATCCTCGGTATATCTGGATGCCCCGCGTATGCGGCAGGCGCACCAAGCGCCCACAATAGCCCAAGAGCAATAAACAACACTTTCGCCAGTCCTCTTCTCATCGATGAACCTCCATGAATTTATTTATGGGGACATGAAAGCGGCGTGCTGCCACCCACAACCCACTTCTGAAACCCTTTAGAGCAATTCCGGTGCCAGCAGCGTTCAAACTGCAACCATATGTATTAATTAGCTTTTGTTTTTGGAGTTACTTCGTGGGACCATAGCTAGATTTATGAAATATAACTACGGTTATGACGGCGGCAGGAATTCTGAATTTGAGTGATGAGTTTGCAGTGGAAGCAAACTTATGGGCAGGTGAGGTGCTGTTCGCAGCAATTCGCCTCGGTATTGGACTTCGTCTCAACGCATTTTTTGCGTATGCCGATATTCAAGGGGGAATACATACCAATGCTTAGGACTAAGCTAGTGGCGCTCTAGTCGTCATCCTTTCGCACCTCTTTCATATAATGTGGGTATTGCGTGTTTCGTCAGCCCAAATCGTAATGAACACGCCTTCTCTATACTCGCTCACAAAGGCCGGCAGCAATCGCCCCCGCTCCAGGATTTCCATGATCTGCCCACGGATATCCCCCCTGAAACGCAGGGCAAGTCCACAGTCGGTCTGCAATTGGCGGGGAGCAGGGATAAGCAGCACTGTCAGCCTGAGGGCCCTGAGAGTGTCCTCGGCCTTCATCACGCGGTGGCTGGAATTAAATACCGCCAACAAATCTCCTTCTTGCACCATCAGTCAACTCTCCTTCTACAAAGTATCGCGCTATTGCACATGAGGCATCAATCACCTCGTGAGTCTTCATGGAGAAAGAGATGCCTTTGCTCAATGGAACACAAAACAGGGGCGTACTCGCGCCGGCGGCCATACCGGTCGCATTCACCGCTCTCAGGGGGTCTTGTAGTACAGGGCAAACGAATAGTTCGCCCCGGCGGCCGTGTTCTGGCCGTAGATATCGGGGCGGTAGCTCACCTCAACACCCCATGCGGGGGTCACCTTGTAGCCCACGGTCAGGTCCAGCTTCCCCAGGTCGAAATTATTGGTGGTCGTAGGGTTGCCGCTGCTGTCCTGTTTTTTGCCGTTATCGACGCTGAATGTACCGTCCAGCTTGGCCCTCGTGAAGATATTCTTGGTTATATCGAAACCGAATTCAATGAGGTAGCGGAGTTCATCGGACGGACCGTCCGCACGCCAGCGGTAGCCGACCTCCACATTGCCGTAGCCGGGGATAAACGGGCAGAGGGAGCGGCCGTAGAGCAACCTGAGTTCCGTATCCACCTGGCCGTTGCCCAGGGGCAGGGGGTCGGTCTTGTCGTAGGCGCCCGGGATCTTGACGAGCAGTTGCGTCGAGACGATGCCCGCAGCGCTGTCCAGCAGCTTGTAGCGCAGCCCAAGGTCCACGTCTCCCAGGCCGTAAGCCTTCGAACGGCTCGTGTCATCCTCGTTTTCCAGCCACTTATAGGTCAAGGAGGTGAGCGCCGTCAGGTCGTTGGTCAGCCCGTACTCGAAATAGCTGCTGATATTGTTGTCCGTAAATTTCCCGTTATTGGCCGTGCCGCCGCGATTTCCCGACTGGTCGAAGGTCTCGTGGGCATAGTAGTAGCTGTACGACAGCTTTTCATACAAGGCGTTCTTCGGGGCGGTCCAGGCACCGGCGAAGGCCGTGCCGGCGGATGTGACGACGAGCAGCCCCGCCGCGATTATTTTTACGTGAAACGTATTCACACGCTGTCTCCTGAGATAAGGTGGTGCCGTCACCGCCGCCATCCCCCTGCCGGCGCCCCTTGCGGGCGGGCGGCGGGAGGAACGGCGCGGAATGGCCGGAGCCCTGGCTCCGGCCCGGCGAATGCCATGCTACAGGGCTGTCAGCAGAGACCAGCCGGTATCTATCGGCATGTTGGGATCGTTGAACGGGGCATCGCGGTGAATGGTGCCGTTTGCCAGTTCATAGAAGGTGCTCCAGACATACCAGGAGTCATAGTTCTTGATGTTCGGCCACCCCATCAGATCGGCGTAGAGGAAGCCCAGGGTTGAACGCCAGCCGGTGCCGCAGTAGAAAATAACGGTTTTGTCGGACGTGATGCCCTTGGCGGCCCACATATCGCGCACTTCGGTGTAGCTGCGCAGGGTGGCGTCGCCGTCAACGTAGTAACTGCTGGAACTGTCGGCGTTATAGCCCCATACCGCGCCGGGGATGCGCCCCTTGCGCGTCAGAACGGGGTCGCTGTAGCCAAGGATTTCGCCGGTGTATTCCTGGATGCCGCGGACATCGACGAGCACTTTTCCCGATGGCACGGTGCCGTTGGCGCGATAGTAGTCCGCATAGGTCTTGATCTCCGGCGTCAACGCCTTGAGCTGGTTTTGCGGATTGATGGTAAAGCTTGCAGCAGTGGCGCTGTGGGCCGTTGTCTCGACCGTACCGCCATTGGCCTTCCAGTAGCTCAAGCCGCCGTTCAGGAAGCGGACATCGACACCTGCGTAGCGCAGGGCCCAGTAGACGCGTGTCGTGGCGATCGGGCTATCGCCGTAGACGATGACCGTTGTGCTGTTGCTGACTCCCATGGCGGCAAGCCGGGCCTCCAGCAGGCTGTCCGATACCAGATCCCAGACGATTTCGTTTGCGTCGGTCACGGGGAATGCGTTAGTGGGATTGAGGTAGTCCCTGGCCTCCACGTTGTTGGTATTGAAGTGGATCGCGCCGGGAATATGTCCTGTCGTGTACGTGCTGGATGTCGTTCCCCAACTGCATTCGAATATTTTGTAACTGTTGCCGGACGGGAAGGTTGCCGGCGTCCCTCCGTTGATAAGGGTTTGAACCCATCCGGGGTAGACGACCTGTTTGTAATTGGCCGCATACTCCATGGGGAGGTCGGGGGTGGTCGCGGCCCATTCCAGAATCGATCCATCGTAGTTGGCGCAGCGGGAATAGCCCATGAGCCGCATCAGGAAGTAGGCGTAGGCGCTTCTGATGCCGGAGGTGCAATGCGCAACCACTTCCTTGTCGCTCGTCACCCCCCGGGATTCAAACAGGGCCTTGAGATTCTTGTAATCGAGGCTGGTCCCGTCGGAGTTATAGAACCACGTATAGGGGATATTGACCGAGCCCTTGATATGCCCCGGCCGCGCTTGGCCGTAAAGCGGCCACCCCATGTATTCCTCATCGGTCCGGGCGTCGAGAACCACAAAGTCGCTGTTACCCAAGCGATTCTCGATGTGCTCCTTTTGTGCGGAGATGTCGGTGCGCAGATTGGTTGCGGCGGTAAAGGTGGCCGCAGAGAGCGTGTTGGTACCGGTCTGGGCCGGGCGTTTATCGGCGGACCACTTGTCCCAGCCGCCGTTCAGGATGTGGATATCGTCACACCCCAGGTAGTCGAGCATCCAGAAGACGCGCCCTGCTGCGCCCCAGGAGTTGATGGTTT
It includes:
- a CDS encoding cytochrome c family protein encodes the protein MIRRSVFPLAVALLVSFGNVPLGYSQPAADEYAGAETCAGCHEDLVKGWKTTRHAKAFVTLQKKHQETLSHCLKCHVTGFEKEGGFMDGELTPQFTGVQCEVCHGAAAAHAANPDNKKGLIVSPGESTCRECHTKGQDPKFDFQNKKLLVHGAVKKGGK
- a CDS encoding sulfurtransferase translates to MKRILYVLMFLAFVGVPLGGCGSTTESKVSAVSTLTAAMSEFPNGKLLVSADSLQNSLGARNLIIIDTRAAATYATSHIPGAINLHWADYRDGTAMALKPLATLQQQLGAAGITRDATIVIYDETINSWGAAGRVFWMLDYLGCDDIHILNGGWDKWSADKRPAQTGTNTLSAATFTAATNLRTDISAQKEHIENRLGNSDFVVLDARTDEEYMGWPLYGQARPGHIKGSVNIPYTWFYNSDGTSLDYKNLKALFESRGVTSDKEVVAHCTSGIRSAYAYFLMRLMGYSRCANYDGSILEWAATTPDLPMEYAANYKQVVYPGWVQTLINGGTPATFPSGNSYKIFECSWGTTSSTYTTGHIPGAIHFNTNNVEARDYLNPTNAFPVTDANEIVWDLVSDSLLEARLAAMGVSNSTTVIVYGDSPIATTRVYWALRYAGVDVRFLNGGLSYWKANGGTVETTAHSATAASFTINPQNQLKALTPEIKTYADYYRANGTVPSGKVLVDVRGIQEYTGEILGYSDPVLTRKGRIPGAVWGYNADSSSSYYVDGDATLRSYTEVRDMWAAKGITSDKTVIFYCGTGWRSTLGFLYADLMGWPNIKNYDSWYVWSTFYELANGTIHRDAPFNDPNMPIDTGWSLLTAL
- a CDS encoding DUF3343 domain-containing protein, translating into MVQEGDLLAVFNSSHRVMKAEDTLRALRLTVLLIPAPRQLQTDCGLALRFRGDIRGQIMEILERGRLLPAFVSEYREGVFITIWADETRNTHII
- a CDS encoding rhodanese-like domain-containing protein, translating into MRRGLAKVLFIALGLLWALGAPAAYAGHPDIPRITNDELKALIDKKADIVILDAQLKSIYDSGHIKGALSFPWKADLTDSDVTEIPKDKPIVTYCDCGPGETDSSDLAFQLLGLGFTDVKILLNPAIRGWKKSGYPLE